A section of the Brachyhypopomus gauderio isolate BG-103 unplaced genomic scaffold, BGAUD_0.2 sc62, whole genome shotgun sequence genome encodes:
- the tcaim gene encoding T-cell activation inhibitor, mitochondrial: MSVTSFLRMRLGCRYGAAQVVQKRALSGPDAVTALRPFYFAVHPDFFGQHPREREVNENSLKRLNAYLENLHKPGMRSARPTKLTFYIRDRKEKMEIEPNLLHTGFRSVTITLQSKDVLNTVMDILKSCNLSVEHIQGLLRARADSQTPPQPGGAPFFRPIKWDKTYYTFTGFRDPEQELEQAKRFETTLSQWLTTHEPDATKRQMASVPRHAELKRLRADLMEKLGLLDIRWQRRWGVAHRCCQLQSLSRLHSQSPEATLGLRGHVIVFTDQSGMNACGHVMLGTMDVHHQWTKLFERLPSYCRLLQQTVWLKDRIGFLLGGIQVKHMDHGGAVLPLEELYTTLSTFHRRLLPHRPGLHPRSLQGLTMTLENDRSTPSLHAIGHFIVPTVCDPAQLQIFLQSHAPEARARSLLRDQLELEEEEVVSSCVRGLSLHSLSKEPSVSSSQMIPCCRRLLEQRWPHLQGLHLRISHFYSVMQDGDLCVPWDWQG; this comes from the exons ATGTCTGTGACCTCCTTCCTGCGTATGAG GCTTGGTTGCAGATACGGTGCTGCTCAGGTGGTTCAGAAGAGAGCCCTGTCTGGACCGGACGCCGTTACTGCGCTCAGACCCTTTTATTTTGCGGTACACCCAGACTTCTTTGGCCAGCATCCAAGAGAGAGG GAGGTGAATGAAAACTCCCTGAAAAGATTAAACGCATATCTGGAGAATCTTCATAAGCCAGGCATGAGGTCAGCCAGACCTACAAAGCTCACCTTTTATATCCGGGACAGAAAGGAAAAGATGGAGATCGAACCCAACCTGCTGCACACTG GTTTCCGTTCAGTGACCATCACTCTGCAGTCTAAGGACGTCCTCAACACTGTCATGGATATTTTGAAGTCCTGCAACTTGTCAGTGGAGCACATACAAGGACTTCTGAGAGCCAGAGCAGACAGCCAGACCCCTCCCCAACCAGGCGGGGCTCCCTTCTTTCGGCCAATTAAATGGGACAAGACGTACTATACCTTCACAGGGTTCAGAGACCCAGAGCAGGAGCTGGAACAGGCCAAACGATTTGAGACTACACTCAG TCAGTGGTTAACGACCCACGAGCCAGACGCCACGAAGAGGCAGATGGCTAGCGTGCCACGCCACGCCGAACTCAAGAGGCTGAGGGCAGATCTGATGGAGAAACTGGGCCTGCTGGATATCAG GTGGCAGCGCAGGTGGGGTGTAGCGCACAGGTGCTGTCAGCTGCAGAGTCTGAGCCGCCTGCATTCACAGAGCCCAGAGGCCACGCTCGGTCTGAGAG GACACGTAATAGTCTTCACTGACCAGTCGGGGATGAACGCCTGTGGCCATGTTATGCTGGGCACGATGGATGTGCACCATCAGTGGACAAAA cTCTTTGAGAGGTTGCCCAGTTACTGTAGGCTGCTCCAGCAGACCGTGTGGCTGAAGGATCGGATCGGTTTCCTGTTGGGGGGCATCCAGGTGAAGCACATGGACCATGGGGGGGCCGTCCTGCCCCTGGAGGagctctacaccaccctcagcaCCTTCCACAGGAGACTGCTGCCCCACAGACCCGGCCTGCACCCACGCAGTCTACAGGGCCTCACCATGACCCTGGAGAA TGACCGTTCCACTCCCAGCCTCCACGCGATTGGCCACTTCATCGTCCCGACCGTGTGTGACCCCGCCCAGCTGCAGATCTTCCTGCAGAGCCACGCCCCCGAGGCCCGCGCCCGCAGCCTGCTCCGGGACCA gttggagctggaggaggaggaggtggtgtccAGCTGCGTGCGGGGTCTCTCCCTGCACAGCCTCTCCAAGGAGCCCAGTGTGTCCAGCAGCCAGATGATCCCCTGCTGCAGACGTCTGCTGGAGCAGCGCTGGCCCCACCTGCAGGGCCTCCACCTGCGCATCTCCCACTTCTACTCCGTCATGCAGGACGGAGATCTGTGCGTCCCCTGGGACTGGCAGGGCTGA